Within the Methanobacterium sp. BRmetb2 genome, the region TTTAAGGAAAAACCCCAATATGTTTTCCATTTAGCAGCTCATTTTGCCAACCAGAACTCAGTGGATAATCCTAAAAAAGATTTAATGGTCAATGGTGTGGGAATACTAAAAGTATTACAGTTCGCCCATCTAGCAGGGGTTGAACGATTTGTATACTCGTCTTCAGGATGCGGAGTATACGGTCTTGATTCAAAGATGCCCTTTGAAGAACATGATATATCCATCAGTCTACATACTCCTTATCAGGTTACGAAACTACTGGGAGAACTATACACCAACTACTTCCACAATTTATACGACCTGCCTATAGTTAATGCCCGTTTTTTCAATGTTTTTGGTCCAGGAGAAGTTCCAGGTAAGTACCGTAATGTAATTCCCAACTTTTTCTACTGGTCCATGACCAGCCAGCCACTGCCTATTACTGGTGACGGCTCAGAAACCAGGGACTGGACTTATGTTGAGGATATTATAAATGGACTGCTGGCCATGGGAATTGAAGAGAAAGCCGTTGGAGAAGCTATAAACCTTGGTTCAGGTCAAGACCATCAGGTTATTCACATGGCCAACCTGGTAAACGAGTTAACTGGTAACAGCGAAGGCATAGCTTACATGCCCCGTAGAGATTGGGATGCTAAGACCAAGCTTTTATCATCAATAAAAAAGGCAAAAAAAATCCTAGGTTATAAACCTAAAATGAAATTTGAAGATGGTTTAAAGAAAACCCATCAATGGTTCCTGGATAACTGGGATAACATAGAAGAATGCGCTGAATTTGACTAATTTTCATTAAATTTTTATTAATTTCTATTGTTATTTATTAAGGGAACTCCTTAAAAGTGCTATTAACCATATTGATAATTATAATTAAATTAAATACTAATTTCAAGTGAAATATATGAAGATACTGGTAGTTCAAGAGTCAGATTGGCTAAAAAGAAATCCCCACCAACAGCACCACCTTATGGACCGTTTATCTGCCAAAGGCCATGAAATAAGAGTGATAGACCATGGTATTGACTGGCGAAGAAAGGATAAAAAGTGGAAGGGGATATACGTTAAAGGAAATGAATGTAAAAACATCCACAAAGTAATTGATGAAGCTAAAATCACAGTTATAAGGCCAAGTATTATTGAAATTCCAATAATTGATTATATTAGTATACCTATTTTCCATACCCTGGAGATTAACCGGCAGATAAAGGAGTTCAAACCCGATGTTATAGTGGCCTTTGGACTTTTAAATGCATATTTTGCTGCCCGAGCAGCCCAAAAACATAACATACCCTTTGTTTATTATCTTATTGACGTGTTATATACACTCATCCCAGAGAAGACCTTCCAGAATTTGGGTAAAACTCTTAAAAAGAAAACATTGACAAGATCCAGCAAAATAATAACCATAAATAAGCGACTGGCAGAACTTGCCCTGGAATTAGGAGCAAATAAAGAAAAAACCATGATTATTGATGCTGGTATTGACCTGAACGAATTTGAACCAGATATTAGTGGAGAATCCATTCGCCAGGAATACGCTATAAAAGATACAGATACTGTCTTATTTTTCATGGGGTGGATATATCATTTTGCAGGGATGAAAGAAGTTGCAAAGGCTCTGGGACAGAATAAAGATAAATATCCCCATGTCAAGTTGTTAGTAGTGGGGGATGGAGATGCTTATCCTGATATGATAAAGATAAGAGACGAATACCAACTCCATGACCAACTTATCCTAACTGGTAAACAGCCCTACCACCGGATCCCTGAATTTATAGCAGCTGCCAATATATGCCTTCTGCCGGCATATGCTGATGAGATAATAATGCAGGACATTGTACCTATAAAACTCTACGAGTACATGGCCATGAAAAAACCAGTGCTGGCCACCAGATTTCCGGGAATTTCCATGGAATTTGGTGAAGGTAATGGAATAATTTATGTTAATGGCCCTGAAGATGTTTTAAGTACTGTGGAACAATATGATACTAATGAATTATCAGAGTTAGGGGAAAAAGCCCGCAAATATGTTGAAAAAAATGATTGGGAGGATATTACCAGGCACTTTGAGGAAACCCTGG harbors:
- a CDS encoding nucleotide sugar epimerase yields the protein MNIFNEYEGKTVLVTGGAGCVGSNLSRKLAELGTEKVIILDDLSSAYEWNIPRGDNIDFISGDILDDEVLKRVFKEKPQYVFHLAAHFANQNSVDNPKKDLMVNGVGILKVLQFAHLAGVERFVYSSSGCGVYGLDSKMPFEEHDISISLHTPYQVTKLLGELYTNYFHNLYDLPIVNARFFNVFGPGEVPGKYRNVIPNFFYWSMTSQPLPITGDGSETRDWTYVEDIINGLLAMGIEEKAVGEAINLGSGQDHQVIHMANLVNELTGNSEGIAYMPRRDWDAKTKLLSSIKKAKKILGYKPKMKFEDGLKKTHQWFLDNWDNIEECAEFD
- a CDS encoding glycosyl transferase GT4 family protein; the encoded protein is MKILVVQESDWLKRNPHQQHHLMDRLSAKGHEIRVIDHGIDWRRKDKKWKGIYVKGNECKNIHKVIDEAKITVIRPSIIEIPIIDYISIPIFHTLEINRQIKEFKPDVIVAFGLLNAYFAARAAQKHNIPFVYYLIDVLYTLIPEKTFQNLGKTLKKKTLTRSSKIITINKRLAELALELGANKEKTMIIDAGIDLNEFEPDISGESIRQEYAIKDTDTVLFFMGWIYHFAGMKEVAKALGQNKDKYPHVKLLVVGDGDAYPDMIKIRDEYQLHDQLILTGKQPYHRIPEFIAAANICLLPAYADEIIMQDIVPIKLYEYMAMKKPVLATRFPGISMEFGEGNGIIYVNGPEDVLSTVEQYDTNELSELGEKARKYVEKNDWEDITRHFEETLEKLI